GCCTCCCTTCGGTCAGAGGCTCCATCTCCCGGACAGAGGCCCTGGGCATTGTGAGAAAACCAAACCTTCGTAAGTAAACTCACATGTGGAGTGGGAACAGAAAAACAAATAGCTGATGAGCTTGAGCGGTACCGAAGAACAATGTTCTGGGACTGTCTTGTCGCCTGCGAAGGGAGCTTCTTCGTCTTTCGGTTGAAGTGGAAGGTAGGCCCATCACCTGCGAACTCGTTTTCGATCTCAGACGAGTCCCTCGTGTTCTTGGCCTCTGACCTCACTTTGGTACCCGAGTGTCTGTTTGCCGACTGCTCTTCTTTGTGAGCCTTTGGCGTGCTGTCGGACCTGTTCTTTGTCATACTTTGCCGAACAGATGGGATTTTGCACCTGTTCTCTTCCGAGTCCCGGAATTTCCGTAGGCTCTGAGCTGTCAGGACGGATGAAGGTGTGTTCCTCGAACTGCTAGACAGTACTTTTGGAGGCAATTCGACATTTGATACGGGTGTGCAATCGATGCTACCGGTGTTCTCCACAGTTTTGGCAAAGTTGCCTCTCTCAGCAGAGAGTGAACTTCTAACTGGAGGAGATGGAGTCTTATACTTCCACGCGCTCAGGTACAACTCCCTGTTGATAACAGGTGACTTGTCATCTAGCTCTCTCGCTGACAATGGGGAGCGGAACCTTCTCTGCTTGCCAGATGATGAGCTTCTTATCTGTAAATGAATCAAGTCATATCTTTAGGAATCAAGAATTCAAGATGCTTACATGAGAAAAACATGTGAGAGCAGTGTGCTGGACCTTGAAAGAACCTGGAAGAATACTGCTGTAAAAAAACAACATAAGAATTTTCAGAAAAACAAAGTACCTCACTTGTACAAGTGTCTACACTAGATTCTTGACCAGCTTCTGGTTTCAAGGACATGCTGGTAGTTAAAGGTGACTTTGTCCTTGCATTTCTCATCTCAGAGGTCACACGATTGGCAAGATCTTTAAACTGTGCTGCTTCACGTTCCTTTTCATCTAATGCCAATTTCAGCTTGGCAACCTGGCAGACAATTCTCATGCCATGAGTTGTGAAATCAAAGTTTCGATATTCATATGGCTACATCGTAACTAATAAAACAGCAGCATACCTCTTCCTTTAGGTCTTTGACCTGGCCTGCTTCCTTATTAGCACGGGCCGCACCAAGTTCTATTGTGGCCACACGCTCAGCGAATTTGAGAGTGCTCATTGTTTCAATAAAAGAGTCTGTTTCAGGGTTCACATGCACAAACATCAATGTTTTTGCCTGGCCACCTGTATTGCAGGAAAACAAACGATTAGAGATGTATTTTGACAATAATAACTTCAAGAGTATAAGGGCTTCTAGTACCTAAGGCATCCTGCAGCACTTGTGTTAACTTGCTATTTCTGTATGGGACATGGGAACTCTTTTGGGCAAGTGCAGCTATAACATCACCAAGTGCAGATAGCGATTTATTTATGTGCTTGGCTTCAGTTAGTCTTTCTCCAGTTGCTTCAGATTTGTCTACCCTCTCACTTCCCGCAAGATCCACCAGATGAAGGCACCCTCTTAGAGTTGAGCCCGACATTACCTCCTTTCCTTGTACATGAACTGTCAACACACTAAAAAAGGAGCAATACAATCACCAATAGCACAGTGACACTAGTATCATCCAGATAAATCTCTGGAGGTGTAAATTTGAAGAGAATACTGATTATATGATCCTATCCCGAGACAAAGTACAGTGCAGCAGTTCAAGAATACCTGTGTGAGCGACTACTTCGTTCGTTAAGAGCAGTTGATCCAACCGCTCGGTTTCTCTGTCCAACTTTCATCAGATCCAAAACATCTTGTGCACACTTAACTGGTACAATATTTGCATCTGGAATGTTGAGTCCATTTACATGAGAATTATTGCGTATCTCTAATGTGTTTCGTGGTTAAAGAAATACAGAAGAGGCATGCATGAAAAACAAACCTTTGACAGTAAAGCAAAAAAAAGTTAATGGAGGGGAAATTTCAACTTCTgtattcaaaaataaatataacttGTTCATCATAAAAGGATATCTTCTGTTTGCACCATCTGCCATTAATAAATCCCTCACTTGTTCATTGTATATTTCAATCATCTGAACTTTAACATCATATGTGATAGAATCTGCTCTGGTTTGAGAAATTTCAAAGAGATCATTCAATGACCGGTAGTTCACACCCCAGGTTTCCTCTGCTGTTACATCTGGACCGCTCTGAGTTGCacatacaaaaatatattatcATAAGGAAAGCAACTTGATGGTatgcaaataaaaaaatcttCTAGTAAGATACTGTTTTTAGGTATCTATCCAATGGTAACTACTCTTTTGTTATGCATTGTGCCCCTGATTTGAACTTTCCACATAAATATCACGGTTTGAAGCAAAAATTACTTGTGAAGCTCTAAGAAATTCTTTGTGAAGAATTACCATTGTGTAAGTTTTTCCAGATCCTGTTTGACCATATGCAAATATGCAGACATTGTAGCCATCCATGACGGATCTAATCAATGGTTGTGTATCAGCAAAAACTTCAGCTGTTACAAAGAAAAATTGAAGTTAGGTCATAAACATTAAAGTAGGCACAAAAATCACAGTTTCTAAAGTAAAGGAGAAATGAAAACTGGTAAAGATTTATTATCTACATTGTGAAGCATTTGGTCCAAATATTTTGTTGAATGTGAATATCTTCCGTCCGTCCTTCCCTTGCTTTCGAGGATTCGCAATCATGATTTCTCCATTTTCCCCAATATGATCAACAGTAGACCTTTGATCAGATTGTGTCTTTGGGAATGGTTTCACTCTGCAGTAAACTCTAATGCTACCTGACACATTTGTTTTGGATTAATCAGTAATCAAATATCTTTTATACTAGTAAAATGATATTAATAAATTGAAATTCGCAGGTTACCTTTAAGATCTTGTACTTGATTATACAGCTTACGGTTTTCCTCAAGCAACTTGTGGTAGGCATTATGGTTCTGAGCCTCAAAGTAGCTTTCTACATTTTTTAAGACATTGCTCAGCGATGAAGCAACTAAATGTTAAAATGTTTGATATGATATAATTTCCAAATCtactacctacctagcctcctcaAGTCTTTCTCCCAGTCAGCACGAGTAGAATCAACTTGAAGCTTCATCTCATTGAAGGACATCTTCAACTTCTGAATTTTCAAATATTAATAGATTAACCATAATCAGTAAAATACAACAACACACGTAGTGCAGAAAGTATTATATAATTACTTTAGCTGCCAagctttattttttatttttattgctAGAAAATGTGTCCATTTTTCTAGAACACAAAAGACATCTAAGTGGAAGTAGAAACAGGTTCTGACAAGTACACCTGGGAATTGCTACAAATTAAGCTTAGCATGAAACATGCAAGCCTAGATCTTTAACAGTTCTGATTCTCCATTGGATATATTACCAAGTAACAAGCTCACTGGCACAATCAACTTTGGCATGGTCTTTACCTCCAGTTCATCTTGTTGGCTTTCAAGTACTCCTCCATCATCCAAGTGTTCACGGCTGCCACGAGAAATTTGCGATGAAGAAAACAAGCACTCACTATTCTCCTTCAGACATTTTGAAATAGCTTCAACCAAATCCAATTTAGAAAGGGTTCCATTGTCATCCTTCATCATCTTCCTTAGAAGTGACCGGACCTGCTAGAGATCAGGCCTTAAAAGTAAGTAATAATTATTATTGTGAATATTTTAGTTTTTAAGGCTGTCACTAACAGggttattttaaaattttgccaattccttttttttccaagaaaaaaaatatgtagATGCCAGGGTTGTAGAATAGAGGTTACATAGAAATGCGATGAACAGAAAtccaatttttatttttacagaCAGTATAGTACCTGATTTCTATGGGAAGCAAGCAGAATAGTAAATTCTTTACAAGCCTGCTCGAGTACTGTTTCAATGACCTGCAATATTCACCGCCATATGAACAATCAGTCCAAATGTAATTGTGGTTCAGCATCAATCAGACAAGTATTAAGAGGGACAGcaaataattacaaataagCAGAACTCACCTACCATATCATCTAGAGGCAAGTCTTCAGCTTCACCCCATTCCAGAAGGAATGCCCTCACAACTCGTAGAACAAAGTGCTGAAAAAGAGAACGCTGAGCTTCTTCAACTCTTGATTCCTCAAGGGAGACCTCAGAGAGAAGATGCACGAACTCCAGCATTTGTTGGTCTGAGCCTCCACCTCTGGTTAAATGTGAAGCAGGCCTTTTGCTTGAGGATGCAATTTTCACGATGCCACCATACCGCCATATACCAATGCCACCAGAGAGTTTCCACTCGTGGTATCCCTTGAGGCAGAGTATGCAGTCGACAACTTTCATTGATGAACCTCCCTGCCAGCGTTGTAGGTGAAATTCAGATGGGACAATTTTATCATAGTACGGAAGTCATAGGTTTGATCAAATAGGCTAGCATTCTAGCATACTGCACGATGGGGGTTTTCTGGTGTGATATATACAACCTATAGATGGGATCCCGGTACTAGAAATAGCACAGCTACAGTTTCACTGAGAAACAGTCACCTATTTTCTTCCAAATGAGCAACAGTTCAATCTGATCAAAACTACTCGCAATAATCCAAGAACTTTATGTACCTTCTCAACTAATGCTACTCAACTAATGGGACCAATGCAACTCAAGTATGTACCTTCTCTATATCAGAAGTTTCAAACATCAACAGGTTCATCGCGCTAACTGCTACAAGGAAGTTCCTCATGTTCTCGAAGTACTGGATTGCAGACTGCGCAGGCCCATCGAATGTCTGAACCGTGACGACGGGATTCTCCACAACCTACCCACAGAAGAAAGAACGAAGCATTGACATGCTGCAGTGGTATTCCAATTTCCATTCAgcaggagaaaaaaaattagtCACATTTTGTCCCCAAATTTGAAGTGCATCTGACACGCACCTTCGGGACGGCGCCGGGATTGACGCGGTTGAGCACTTTGCAGAGAACGAGACCGTTGCGCAGTGCCGCGCAGAACTCCTCCTCGGACGGCCTCTCCGGCAGggactccgccgccgcgggctccaTCTGCCGCAGCCATCGCGCCGCCTCGCACCTCCGCGCAGCTGCAGGGGCGGCAGCACCAGCAACAATAGATCAGAGGAGGTCGCGTTTGTTACAGATTAGGAGTAGCCCAGAGACAAAGCTTGTTCCAGATTTGGATCTCACTAGTCACTAACGCagatttatttttgaactatGAATAACGGTCACAGAAATTAGAAATACTAAACCGCAACCACTCCCGATCGCATCGACGAGATCGAAATTAATGTGGCGTGTTCAATGAACGCAGCATAGCACTGCCACTAGCTTAAACCAAACGCGATCTAGTCACCTAGATTAATGCATCAGTGATCAAACTTCCCCGTACTGCATGCTTGCACATGCGTGGCCTCAAGCTTGCCTTTCGGGGAGGCAGTGTGTTTAATTGCAGAGGCGTACGATGAGCAGAGCACAGTAATAATCATCCCGTGCGGTACTAATCCGCTTGCTAGCCGCAGCCGCGGAAATGCCGCGACGAGCTGCTGCTCCTCCCCTCCACTACTGAGCACCGacgggcgagcgccgccgccgaaggccgaagctccgcccgccgccaccgaaACACACGCAGCACCGCCGGCACCGCGGGCGCACGCGCAAAGCAGAGCAGTAAGCACAAAGCAAACGCGAACGGATCGCCTCTCACCACCACTCTCAGGCGCGGGCGGGGGCAGGGCTACTCACCGGCTTCCTCGGCCTTGCGCAGCGCCATCCCCGCGTCGTGCGCTCCGGCAGCCGGTGCCGTCGCCCTCATCACGGCAGCGGTGGACGTAGTCGATCGCCTCCTCGCACCGCCGACCTcgcccccgcctccgcctcccggaTCGCAGCTCGGCTCCGCACCAGAGAGCACTCCCACGGCGCAACGGCAGCGACGACCGGTCCGCAGAGCCAGGGGGCGTTTGAAAAGCTCCGACCCCGAGGCTCAGGCCAGTGGGGGGGGGCTTCCTTTAACGGACACTCAAGGGCCTCCTGGAGACAATTCGAAACTCGCGGGGGGCTAAGCGGCTAACTCCAGCCAGCAGTACATGTACAGTAACTAACAGCGAGTTTAACTGGGGTTGAACGAGCCGCAGCGCTGAAAGATAGGGCGCGGCCGCTGCGGCCTGCGGGTGCGGGCCCCCGAACAACGCGGTGGCCGGTGGTGGGCTCGCTGGCTGCCTCTCCCTGGGCCGGGGCACTCACGTGCACGCCGCGTGCGGGCCGCAGAAGGGTGGTGGAGTAATTTATTTCCGGAGCCCGACGGGATTCAAACGCGCAAAGCCATTTTGGAGTATCCTCTTCGTTCCGTATGCCGGGGTTGGGGAGGGATTTCGAACCAGGGAAACGGTCGGCTCGGGGAGATCCGGCACGGTGGCAGAGCTGCCTGGCAGTGGCAGCGTGTGACTTTCATTTTTAAACGAGTGCTGGTGCAGTGGATGAGAATGCGTGGTCGCGTGGACAGTGTAGAGCAGCAGGTGGTGATTAGCGGCGCTGCCGGTCGGGGACTTCGGAAGCTCGGACGCTGATGGGTGTATGATCCGGTTTTCAAACTACCGTGCTGCTAGGTTGGCACTTGGCACGGCACGAGCACGAGCGGAGGTTAATGGCCTGGACGCCTGGTCCAAGCTCCAGCCCCTTGCTTCGTTCCGTTTTGAAATTTCAGACCGTAGGATGCCAGTATTTGACTCGACAGAGTTAGAGATTGACTAGACTCAGTGGAGTTTCTTATAGGCTTTTTTTACTTCATGACCCATATAGCCATGTAGGTGTAGAGGCCGCTGAGATATGAAGTTTGGCATGGCAAGGCAACAAGGTTGGCATGGCCAGAGCGAAGCGAAGCCAAGACACGGCGAGGTTCGCACGGTGTCCAGCGTGAGAGGCGAACAGGGTCAAGGCAAGGGCGGCGTGGTGGAGCGGTGCGCGCGTGCGCTCGGCAtagccgcggcgcggcgcaacggggcgcggcgcggcgcaacGGGGCGTGGCTAGGCACTGCCTCTGGGCGGCGATGGGTGCACACGCGTTTGGCATGGCCGAGGCGCGGTGCCGCGGCGGTCTAGGAGGTCAGGAATTGGGCAAGGCCAGCATGGCGGAGAATGACCCTGGCGAGGTTGAAGGTGGAACCTTTCCACTTGCCATGTCGTGGAACACGTGTGCGCGGGCTATGGTGCACGTGTGACGTCGCGGCACTGGCACGCGGTGATCGCGCGCGGTGGGTCAGTGCGCGTGGTCGTGTGTGCATCGTGAGCGCTCGACGAAATGCCCAAAATGGCTCACCATGTCGCGAACGCGGCGCCGTGGCTGAGTTCGTGCCCACGCACAATTGCAGTGAGAAGTGTCCGTGCAAAGGGCCAGAAAAAGCCTGGTCTTTTGCCTTCGTGTGCGAGAATGTGATAGGCATGGCCGTGGCGGACAGCAAGAGATCAACGGCGGGTCGCAGGGCGGAACGAGGCATCGGCGAGGCTCCTGAGAAAACAAGGGACCGGGAACCCTATGGTTGGGCTCTAGAGGGATTATCGGTGGCATCGCACTCACAGACAACAAGGGCTAGGAACAGCGGCGGAGCAAGGTCTACCGGGCGGCTCGACGTCGATGGAGAACGTGGCTtggtgcggcggcgaggtgaCGCAGCGACGAGTCGATGATGTGCCGTGTCGAGCTGCGACGTCACATGAGGCGTTCGAGCGTTGAGGTTCCAGCAGGTGCGCGCTGGCTCCTGGCTTGGCGAaggtcggcggcggcaacgTGCTTCGGCGCCGCATGGTCCTCCTGGTGGCTTCCCTCTTCCTCTCCTTGCGTGCTGGTGGCGTCAGGTTCAAAGGACtatgatgtcgcctagagggggtgaataggcgcatctacaaattttcactcaaatgCAGCATATTAAATTCACTGTCTACCAAATCTGAAACTTTTGGATTTGCAAATCCGGATTTGGGTAAGACAGCAGGTGAACTCAGAACTTCTGGGTTTGACAAACCAGAACTTCCGAGTACACAGAGAGCAAAGTGAATAAGATAAATACAGTGCGAGTAAATGGATATAAGTTCAAACCCCAAATGTAGAGTACACTCAATGAAGCTCCTTGGGCAGGTCTACAAAGTTCATGCATGCAAATATACTACTAGACAAGTAGAtcaaccaaaatcacaaaactcacaaagagtgcaaTGAAAAGTAGAACAACGGAGACACAAGAATTTGTTTCACTGAAGTTCAAATTCATCACGTTCACCACGTGTGAATTctagtctccgttgaggcaCCCAAGAAGAACACCTTCTTCTTGAGCTATCTAGTCTCTCCTTAGTAACCCGAGTTACTAAGGGTTCTTTCTCGATGTAGAGGTGGTACAAACTTCCCGAAACACGCCACAACTGTTGGGTGCTCGTGGGCAACACCTAGCCATCTAGGAGCCacgctccaagagtaacaaatgcgaaaCACAAGATTTTGGCTAAgctcaagtgctcaaggtttTGTTGTGCTCTTTTGTGCTCTCTAGCAATCTCTCTCTcaaacccaactcaaggatacTACAAGAATCACataatctcacaaagagaggttggggagagctcaactatggctaTCAAGCTTCTTGGGACGACCAGCAACCAATAGAACAATGTCTGGAACAgcatcccaccaaggagggggctaaagggtataaatagccggtcccaaaGAAACTAGCCGTTAGGTGATAGTtagaacccggaacttccggattcagTAACCTGGAACTTCCGGattttcaaaccaactagcgGTTAGTGCCATGTGTACCAAATCCGAAACTTCCGGATtaccaaatccggaacttccgggttggCCCTGGCAGATAGCTCAAATTGTGCATGTGAGGCTttttgtgtctctctcaactTTCATAGGTTACATTTTAACTCCTTAAGCTTCTCATTTGTATCTCATGCCATGCGTTGATCAAACTCAATCTAAGGATTGCATCCAACTTtgcttctttactttgagcacatcttccttgagctagtgacttggAACCTTTATCTTTAAATGAAATACACTTCTAGTTTAAATCACCATCTTCACACTATGATTCTAGAAAGATTTGGTACTTTGCTAAATATGAACACCATACATGATCAAGATTCCTCAAGTTGAATCCAAAGAACATTTCTTCGCCCTGGCATTGGTTCTTCGGCGCAACCCAATTGCCCTCCTTCAAGCTTAGTCCCTCGAAATGTTTTCCCaaattccaactcttcatccttgcatcacataGAGCTTGTTGacacctaccaacgtcaccactagAAATTAGCGATTGTGTCCGCAGACATCAATGGAGTGACAGGTAATTCATgagccacgaataaatccgcaagggcacggagtaccgccgtagcattttacccgagagtaacctggggtgtcatttatatttccgcagggaaggcggcggtgtatagaatttaatTAAGTCAGGAGGAACCACTATGGATTAATGTCAATGATTCGAACAGGGGAATAATGTTCATGACAAAAGGGGGTAGCAAACACACAAACCTAACTAGGTAACTGTTTAGGACATCGGAGAGGAAAGAGCAAGATCAAGGGTAACTAGAGCCATAGTCTATCATACTCTTATGAGCAAACTGAACTGAGTCATTCATACACACAAGAAAAGCCTGATCAATGCACTAGGGAGACCGCATCCAGATGAACAGAAGGAACCTGAACATCCGacaactttatgtacctcctacccctctatccaaacgtggaggattactagggctcaaatagggctgtcaccacctgccggctacctctacaaaccgtgagaTAGAGTTGCATTCAAACGTGGTTATCAACCCAGGCACCACGCCTGCGCTAACaagcaccactctagccttgcgcaaggacacccttgtctatccggggtcttagttctagagcgcccaattaaggaagatgaaaTAAAGCCATGATACACGAACTAATCTATGCATATGAATCACTCAAGACAATCATAACTCACAAGAAGGATCACATACACAACAAGAGCATATGAACTCAAGTACTGAATAGAATAAATAAGCATCTAGCACAAACTCAGAGAGTTACATAAAGAGAAGGTAAAAGATATACCAGACTCTCCATGAAGATTCCAAGACCTCGAACTACGACTCTAATCTGAACACCTCTAGTCCTAAGACCACTACAAGTGGAGAGGGAGTAGCTCTTCACCAATTCTCTATCACaccttgaaatggagcccctcccctcatatttatagaggggagCCACCCTTTGCTTGGCCGGGAAATGGGCATGGAACCTCTTGAACTGCCATTGTGAGCCAATTAGAAGGTGCCACATCGAAGCCTGAAGGCGATGGGGCTCATGGGCTGGCC
This sequence is a window from Panicum virgatum strain AP13 chromosome 7K, P.virgatum_v5, whole genome shotgun sequence. Protein-coding genes within it:
- the LOC120641196 gene encoding kinesin-like protein KIN-14F, which gives rise to MRATAPAAGAHDAGMALRKAEEAAARRCEAARWLRQMEPAAAESLPERPSEEEFCAALRNGLVLCKVLNRVNPGAVPKVVENPVVTVQTFDGPAQSAIQYFENMRNFLVAVSAMNLLMFETSDIEKGGSSMKVVDCILCLKGYHEWKLSGGIGIWRYGGIVKIASSSKRPASHLTRGGGSDQQMLEFVHLLSEVSLEESRVEEAQRSLFQHFVLRVVRAFLLEWGEAEDLPLDDMVIETVLEQACKEFTILLASHRNQVRSLLRKMMKDDNGTLSKLDLVEAISKCLKENSECLFSSSQISRGSREHLDDGGVLESQQDELEKLKMSFNEMKLQVDSTRADWEKDLRRLESYFEAQNHNAYHKLLEENRKLYNQVQDLKGSIRVYCRVKPFPKTQSDQRSTVDHIGENGEIMIANPRKQGKDGRKIFTFNKIFGPNASQSEVFADTQPLIRSVMDGYNVCIFAYGQTGSGKTYTMSGPDVTAEETWGVNYRSLNDLFEISQTRADSITYDVKVQMIEIYNEQVRDLLMADGANRRLEIRNNSHVNGLNIPDANIVPVKCAQDVLDLMKVGQRNRAVGSTALNERSSRSHSVLTVHVQGKEVMSGSTLRGCLHLVDLAGSERVDKSEATGERLTEAKHINKSLSALGDVIAALAQKSSHVPYRNSKLTQVLQDALGGQAKTLMFVHVNPETDSFIETMSTLKFAERVATIELGAARANKEAGQVKDLKEEVAKLKLALDEKEREAAQFKDLANRVTSEMRNARTKSPLTTSMSLKPEAGQESSVDTCTSEIRSSSSGKQRRFRSPLSARELDDKSPVINRELYLSAWKYKTPSPPVRSSLSAERGNFAKTVENTGSIDCTPVSNVELPPKVLSSSSRNTPSSVLTAQSLRKFRDSEENRCKIPSVRQSMTKNRSDSTPKAHKEEQSANRHSGTKVRSEAKNTRDSSEIENEFAGDGPTFHFNRKTKKLPSQATRQSQNIVLRASVREMEPLTEGRQRRNWSKPPHAERNGIPLPDIRRSASLPRGKNPLV